The Halococcus salifodinae DSM 8989 genome includes a window with the following:
- a CDS encoding SPFH domain-containing protein produces MTLVPLQAGLTLAPAIVVLLVLAVAIITVYSAVEIVNAYEKRALTVLGDYRKLLEPGINFVPPFVNNTYPFDMRTQTLDVPRQEAITRDNSPVTADAVVYIKVMDAKKAFLEVDDYKRAVSNLAQTTLRAVLGDMDLDDTLSKRSEINGRIRKELDEPTDEWGVRVESVEVREVNPSADVQQAMEQQTSAERRRRAMILEAQGERRSAVESAEGEKQSNIIRAQGEKQSQILEAQGDAVSTVLRAKSAESMGERAVIDKGMETLESIGQGESTTFVLPQELSSMLGRYGKHLTGSDVREDGQDLDSLDFDEETRELIGLDDIDEIIGNIDEDAELDIEAMEQEAEAIKTGEATGDIQDPDQVIAEMDEPSGTTSDTGGTERPEGTETGSTEESEVESEPN; encoded by the coding sequence ATGACACTCGTTCCGCTCCAGGCCGGGCTCACGCTCGCCCCGGCGATCGTGGTACTGTTAGTGCTGGCGGTCGCGATCATCACCGTCTACAGCGCGGTGGAGATCGTCAACGCCTACGAGAAACGTGCGCTCACGGTGCTCGGCGACTACCGGAAATTGCTCGAACCCGGGATCAACTTCGTCCCGCCGTTCGTCAACAACACCTACCCGTTCGACATGCGGACCCAGACCCTCGACGTCCCGCGCCAGGAAGCCATCACGCGCGACAACTCGCCCGTGACGGCGGACGCGGTCGTCTACATCAAGGTGATGGACGCGAAGAAGGCGTTCCTCGAAGTCGACGACTACAAGCGCGCGGTCTCGAATCTCGCCCAGACCACGCTGCGAGCGGTCCTGGGTGACATGGACTTGGACGACACGCTGAGCAAGCGCTCGGAGATCAACGGCCGCATCCGGAAGGAACTCGACGAGCCGACCGACGAGTGGGGCGTCCGAGTCGAGTCGGTCGAAGTCCGCGAAGTGAACCCCTCGGCGGACGTCCAGCAGGCGATGGAGCAGCAGACCTCCGCCGAGCGACGTCGCCGTGCGATGATCCTCGAAGCCCAGGGTGAACGCCGGAGTGCGGTCGAGAGTGCGGAGGGTGAAAAGCAGTCGAACATCATCCGTGCGCAGGGTGAAAAGCAGAGCCAGATCCTCGAAGCCCAGGGTGATGCGGTCTCCACAGTACTGCGCGCGAAATCCGCCGAGTCGATGGGCGAGCGTGCGGTGATCGACAAGGGGATGGAGACCCTCGAATCGATCGGTCAGGGCGAATCGACGACGTTCGTCCTGCCCCAGGAGCTCTCCTCGATGCTCGGTCGGTACGGCAAGCATCTCACCGGCAGCGACGTCCGCGAGGACGGCCAGGACCTCGACAGCCTCGACTTCGACGAGGAGACCCGCGAGCTGATCGGGCTCGACGACATCGACGAGATCATCGGCAACATCGACGAGGACGCCGAACTCGACATCGAGGCGATGGAACAAGAGGCCGAAGCGATCAAAACCGGGGAGGCGACCGGCGACATCCAGGACCCCGATCAGGTCATCGCGGAGATGGACGAACCCAGCGGTACGACGAGCGACACCGGTGGCACCGAACGCCCTGAAGGGACCGAAACGGGCAGCACCGAGGAGAGCGAGGTCGAGTCGGAACCCAACTGA
- a CDS encoding NfeD family protein, with the protein MVLAFAAGAIPLQADLLLNQLPLVLVVAGLGLMGLEALAPGAHFVVLGVALLVAGMVGVALGALGLGGVILAAILAAVVVASGAGTLYAYRKFDFYGGKNMAQTTDSDSLRGKSGRVTERVTHSGGQVKLDGGGFNPYYAARALDGEIPEGEPVMVTDPGGGNVVTVESLSAIEGDIERELAQGREEEPDDEREHETA; encoded by the coding sequence ATGGTACTGGCGTTCGCGGCTGGTGCGATCCCGCTCCAGGCGGACCTCCTCCTCAACCAGCTTCCGCTGGTGCTCGTGGTCGCCGGGCTCGGATTGATGGGCTTGGAGGCGCTCGCCCCTGGTGCGCACTTCGTGGTACTGGGGGTTGCGCTGCTGGTCGCCGGCATGGTCGGGGTGGCGCTCGGTGCTCTCGGTCTCGGCGGCGTGATACTGGCAGCCATCCTCGCCGCGGTCGTGGTTGCCAGCGGTGCGGGGACCCTGTACGCCTATCGAAAGTTCGATTTCTACGGCGGGAAGAACATGGCCCAAACCACGGACTCGGACTCGCTCCGCGGGAAGTCGGGCCGGGTCACCGAGCGCGTGACCCACTCGGGTGGCCAGGTCAAACTCGACGGTGGCGGATTCAATCCTTACTATGCCGCGCGCGCTCTCGACGGCGAGATCCCCGAAGGCGAACCCGTGATGGTCACCGACCCCGGCGGCGGCAACGTCGTCACCGTCGAGTCGCTCTCGGCGATCGAGGGCGACATCGAACGCGAACTCGCCCAGGGCCGCGAGGAGGAACCCGACGACGAGCGCGAGCACGAAACCGCGTGA